The Erinaceus europaeus chromosome 16, mEriEur2.1, whole genome shotgun sequence genome includes a window with the following:
- the RNASE1 gene encoding ribonuclease pancreatic, giving the protein MALQNSLTLFPLLVLVLLVLGWVQPSLGKESKASRFQRQHMDPGKTSLGNSNYCNLMMRRRSLIRRHCKAVNIFIHEPLAKIQAVCRQGGISCKNKKNKCHQSSSSMSITTCSLFRHSRYPKCIYKTTRKERHIIVGCEGTSSVPIHLDGTVNFS; this is encoded by the coding sequence ATGGCTCTGCAGAATTCTCTGACGCTGTTCCCATTGCTGGTTCTGGTGCTGCTGGTGCTGGGATGGGTGCAGCCTTCACTGGGCAAGGAATCCAAGGCCAGTAGGTTCCAGCGGCAGCACATGGACCCTGGCAAGACCTCCCTCGGTAACTCCAACTACTGCAACCTGATGATGAGGCGCCGGAGTTTGATCAGGAGACACTGCAAGGCGGTGAACATCTTCATCCACGAGCCCCTGGCAAAGATCCAGGCTGTCTGTCGGCAGGGAGGCATCAGCTgcaagaacaagaagaacaaatGCCACCAGAGCAGCTCCAGCATGAGCATCACAACCTGTAGCTTGTTTCGTCACTCCAGGTACCCCAAATGTATCTACAAGACCACTCGGAAGGAGAGACACATCATTGTGGGCTGTGAGGGGACCAGTTCCGTGCCCATCCATCTGGATGGTACTGTGAACTTCTCCTGA